The genomic interval cgacagCGATCCAGGTAGGCATTGCCTGCAAAAAAATTCTCAGTCGGATTCCTTGAAAGTTTGTTAATAAAGTACAAAATCAAAAGCTCACCAATAATTCCACCTATAAACAATTCTTTCAAATTAAGATTGTATAACAAACAAGAAGAGAACGAATACCCTGCAATATAATCATCTTTGTTCACACCAGGGCCCACGACTTGGGCTGCATAAACTAGTGGgtacattttcttttcttcaagcTTGTGTGTAGTCACCGTTTGTCCCTGTACTTCGATAAAACGAAGATGTAATATTTATCCACTCTAGACAAGAAATTAACCTAAGAAAATCATCCCTACTTTCCTGGAGCTTACCATAATTTTCCTGCCATTTCCAAGAAAAAGAGGACCCACAAATGATCGATCCACGCTGCTAGCAGCGACAGTGATGATCCACGGCGCCGGATTGGTCAAGGTCGCGGCGGCCGGGCCGTCGTTCCCGGCGGAACAAGACACCACAATGTTGTTCTTCAGGGCATGAAGGGCTCCAATGGAGATACTATCATTATTGTAAGGCGTAGGGTCATGGCCGCCAATTGATACGCTTAGAACATCAACGCCGTCGTGAATGGCGTCGTCGAAGGCGGCGAGCATGTCCTCATCGAAGCATGTATCGCCGCCCTTGGGCATTGCCCAGCAAACCTTGTACATGGCAACACGAGCCAATGGGGCGCCGCCGGTGGCGGTGCCGCGAGCAAAGCCACCGAGCACCGACACGTTCTTGACCCTCCGGCCGGCAACAGTCGACGATGTGTGAGTCCCATGGCCATTTCTGTCTCGGGGAGATCGGTAATCAGTTGAAGCATTAAGATGGCCATAGTAACTTTCGTAACCTTTAAGGTAGTATCGACCTCCAATTAGCTTTCTGCAAAGGTTGACGTGTTAACAAGACAATATAAAATAACTTTCTTCTTAATGagtttatacataaatatacttACTTGTTACAATTTGTTGAGTTAAAAGAATCTGCAGAAACACACTCTCCCTTCCATGATTTTGGAACAGGGCCCATTCCTTCGTCACTGAAGCTCTTTGACTCTGGCCACACGCCTGACCATAAATAGCATACAGTCTCACCAGACATGAAATGACAACAATATTCTTTCGGATTACAACATTAATATTAAGTCGTCAAATTCAATATTCGAttggataaaataattaaaatttcctTATATTAGTTATAATGTTGGAGTAACACAAGAACGTTTTAATCATTGTCTCATCTGCTAACAAAAATGACTGCTCATGTCAAACTgatcatcatttttcttttgattaacgaGTTATGATACATTAAAACACTAATGTGAggaaaagaaaatcaagaatgCTATTTACATATACAGCcacatgaaatatatataatggtaGGATTGAATTACCAGTGTCCAAGAGTCCAACTATGACATCCTTCCCAAATTCTGCTTTCAACAGCATTTCTTTTTCACGAACTGGGTTGAGTAGATTTGTGGTTTCAACACCCGCAAATTGCCATGTTCTTGTAGTATGCAACGAGTACTTTCTTGGGTAGCTTGGAATCACAGACACCACTTCCTTCAATTCTGTCACAGAAGGAACCATTAAGTTTCAACGatcagagagagagggggagggagggagagagagaattaagctATCGTGACcagttgattaattaattaattaatgttcaaTTATAACCAGAGAGCCTGGAGGCTTCATCTTTGGTGAGAACAGCGGCGAAGCCATTGATGCTGTGCTTGTAGCTGTAAAGAAGCGAGGCCTTGGCATCTTCCTCGGACTCTTTAACAGTCGACAGATAAGAATGGTGGGTGTCTTCAATTTCCTGATGCGTCTTCTCTCCACTGTGCTCTCCAAAGTATACTATGTAAGCCTGTCATTAACCACACACAAATTAACCTTAATCTCCTggtccacatatatataaacaaatctaAATGTTGAAGAGAATCAGAAAATCAAAAACAGAACTAAAAACTAATTAACCTGACGCTCAGCGCATGCAGCGAATAGAGGCAACAGAAGAAGAACGAGGACAGATAGAAGACGATTTCTCTCCATTGTTGATGCCATGATGATGAATTAATTGCAGCAGAATACTAGAGCGGCCTCGATTATTTATAGCTTTGATTGGGTGAACATGATCGTTGGTTTTCAAGTTTATCTTCTGTATATGTGGTGAAGCCGTTGTAGAGTTCTCGTGGGAGAAAAACATCTAGCTACCCATTTAATTTGACCAAAGTAGAGGGGCATTATGGTTCAAAAGTCTGACTTGAAACCATGCAATTGGAGGTTTcatttcatcaaataaataaataaataaataaataaataaagaagataAATGGCCAGTTTGAAAAGAGATAGGTTCATAAAACATAATACAGTTTTGCTATTTGAACGGAAACAACTTCGAAATTTTCTCGGAGATATCTCCTCtgagatatagatatatatgcatataaccATTATCTTGAGAGATATGATCCTGCAAACAATATTAATCTTTTTCTGCCtctgtttttctttctgttttttgaTAGAAAGAAATATGTTCGATTAGATAAAGTCATCCCTCCAAGGGGATGAGCAACAATATTGATCCCAACCCTTAAACAGAACTCGATCTGTggttcattttttcttttttgatctTCTTCCTGTGTCAAATTCCTCGTCTGAATTGAATAGCTCATCGTCCTATCCTTAACGGCCTCAGTCTTCCTCGACCTTGTTTTATTTAACTGAAAGATTCATCGGGAATATATAGGAATATCGAAATTATACAATACAAGATAATTATATCTATTCAGAACTCTTATATGGAACACCATGCATAATGATGTGATGAAACATAAATGCAATCATAGTTTTCTTAGTTGCTTTCATTACCATCGAGAGTAAACGTGCATAATCAAAGTTGAGGGGGTGGGTTCTAACCAAGGATTTCTCCTCTATaaccaaaatttaaatatttgttaaaagttaacttatacataaatttttattgtggCTGAGACCcataaaataaagtaagaaaaaaaaagggtaaaaatcAACTTGGTTTCCTCAGGAAGCTAGACGTGGGAAGCTTACAAGTATCACAAAtttggttttttcttttcttttttttttgagtaatttcattttagttcttattatttaattgatgCCTTATATATTTGGACATGTATTTAATGGTGTGATTTGGTCgtttatttatttggtttggtttgatttggtttaaTTCAGATTTTGGTCTCTATGAAACCTAAACCAATTCAACCACTAATAATTGTATATGTTATATAGTTCTCAGAGGATTATCAATAATTTTTGTTGATCTACCAGTAACTAAACAATCATCAAGATATTAGTTACTTTAGGTTTGAAATTTCATTAATTGTTAATCCCCCAAGTACTACCAATTAAACAGAAAGCAAGAGAAGCAATTTATTAGTAACCGAGGACAACACAGGCTATGCCAATGACACGGCCATGGGACTCCGAACAATATGAATTCCATCACTCCAAATGAACCACCCAGATCTAAACACATCTTCCCCAGTTGTTCCCGCTTTATCTTTCTCCGGTTTAACCGTTATACTGAAGCTCTTCTTCTCGCCGACACGCCGGAAGACCAAAACAGCCGGCGACACCTTCACGGAGAATCCGGCCGGCGTCTTCACCCTCGAGAAATACAC from Diospyros lotus cultivar Yz01 chromosome 8, ASM1463336v1, whole genome shotgun sequence carries:
- the LOC127807784 gene encoding subtilisin-like protease SBT5.6, translated to MASTMERNRLLSVLVLLLLPLFAACAERQAYIVYFGEHSGEKTHQEIEDTHHSYLSTVKESEEDAKASLLYSYKHSINGFAAVLTKDEASRLSELKEVVSVIPSYPRKYSLHTTRTWQFAGVETTNLLNPVREKEMLLKAEFGKDVIVGLLDTGVWPESKSFSDEGMGPVPKSWKGECVSADSFNSTNCNKKLIGGRYYLKGYESYYGHLNASTDYRSPRDRNGHGTHTSSTVAGRRVKNVSVLGGFARGTATGGAPLARVAMYKVCWAMPKGGDTCFDEDMLAAFDDAIHDGVDVLSVSIGGHDPTPYNNDSISIGALHALKNNIVVSCSAGNDGPAAATLTNPAPWIITVAASSVDRSFVGPLFLGNGRKIMGQTVTTHKLEEKKMYPLVYAAQVVGPGVNKDDYIAGQCLPGSLSPEKTKGKIVFCLRGNGTRIGKGEEVKRAGGAGYVLGNSPANGAELVADAHVLPATGVNAADAVKILKYINTTTNPTAYIGEATTVLETKPNPFMAAFSSRGPNVLTPDILKPDVTAPGLNILAAWTEATSRPGKDDGDSPIIQYNVISGTSMSCPHVAATAALLKAIHPTWSSAAIRSAIITTAGTENNIGMTITESNGKTADPFQFGAGHFRPRKAADPGLVYDASYEDYLLFLCSSGITDFDRSFKCPEVSPPVYDLNYPSLSISKLNGTVTVKRTVTNVGGTGKSVYFSCVKPPVGVAVEVSPSVLYFGHIGQKRSFTITVKPESYAARTIRKNETGFGWFAWNDGIHTVRSPMAVSLA